One window of the Thermodesulfomicrobium sp. WS genome contains the following:
- a CDS encoding arginyltransferase, with product MILYQAPEPSPPVPCPYLPDRRLTYEHFFAGEVRPEELDWLLTQGWRKFGAYYFRPACQGCRACQPVRVPVHHFQPSKSQRRVLRLGHQVTMRLDPLHYRPEFFELYARHSLARFGQSADAEDFLVHLHSPSCPSMLALYHLGERLVGVSYLDIGEESLSSVYFVFDPDYAALSLGNLSILREIDLARNLGLAFYYLGFVVPGCARMAYKERFRPQERYSWEHKAWERTGRPRGA from the coding sequence ATGATTCTCTACCAGGCCCCGGAGCCCTCTCCCCCGGTCCCTTGCCCGTACCTCCCGGACCGCCGCCTCACCTACGAGCACTTCTTCGCCGGTGAAGTGCGGCCCGAGGAGCTCGACTGGCTCCTCACCCAGGGATGGCGCAAGTTCGGGGCCTATTATTTCCGCCCCGCCTGCCAGGGGTGCCGCGCCTGCCAGCCCGTGCGCGTCCCGGTGCACCACTTCCAGCCGAGCAAAAGCCAACGCCGCGTGCTGCGCCTGGGGCACCAAGTGACCATGCGCCTAGACCCCCTCCACTACCGGCCGGAGTTTTTCGAACTCTACGCCCGCCACAGCCTTGCGCGCTTTGGGCAGAGCGCCGATGCCGAGGACTTTCTCGTGCACCTGCACAGCCCCTCCTGTCCGTCCATGCTCGCGCTCTATCACCTCGGCGAGCGTCTGGTAGGGGTGAGCTATCTCGACATCGGCGAAGAGAGCCTAAGCTCCGTGTACTTCGTCTTCGACCCCGACTATGCGGCGCTGAGCCTGGGGAACCTCAGCATCCTGCGGGAGATCGACCTGGCCCGGAACCTCGGTCTTGCCTTCTACTACCTGGGCTTCGTGGTGCCAGGATGTGCACGCATGGCCTACAAGGAACGCTTCCGGCCCCAGGAGCGCTACTCGTGG
- a CDS encoding glutamine--tRNA ligase/YqeY domain fusion protein, producing the protein MNTTTPPSHFLREHIAEDLARGAVREVVTRFPPEPNGFLHIGHAKSICINFGLAREFGGRCHLRFDDTNPEKEDPAFVAAIKEDVRWLGFDWGPHLYHASDYFERLYQFAVELIHKGKAYVCHLSADDLRATRGTLTEPGVESPYRNRSVAENLDLFARMRAGEFAEGECTLRAKIDMASPNINLRDPVIYRILKRPHQNTGDAWCIYPTYDFAHGLSDALEGITHSICTLEFADHKPLYDWFLEQLDVPCHPQQIEFNRLNLTFTVTSKRKLKTLVERGIVDGWDDPRMPTLSGLRRRGVPPAAIHQFVERVGVSRSESCVDMALLESCIREELDRTAPRAMAVLRPVRLVITSYAEEAEEFFTLANHPKDPSLGSRQVPFCRELWIEADDFALAPPKGFRRLTIGAEVRLRGAYLVTCTGVEQDAHGAVTTVFCTHDPESRGGNAPDGRKVQGTIHWVSARHAVPLTARLYDRLFTTEHPGADGDFLADVNADSLTICQGWGEPMLAACPAEARFQLERLGYFCADRFDHTPAQPVFNRIVGLRDSWSKEASRRP; encoded by the coding sequence ATGAATACCACCACACCGCCATCCCATTTCCTGCGTGAGCACATCGCCGAAGACCTGGCCCGCGGCGCCGTCCGCGAAGTGGTCACCCGCTTTCCCCCGGAGCCCAACGGGTTTCTCCACATCGGCCACGCCAAGTCCATCTGCATCAACTTCGGCCTGGCCCGGGAATTCGGCGGCCGCTGCCATCTGCGCTTCGACGACACCAACCCGGAAAAAGAAGACCCGGCCTTCGTCGCCGCCATCAAGGAGGACGTACGCTGGCTGGGGTTCGACTGGGGACCGCATCTCTACCACGCCTCGGACTACTTCGAACGCCTCTACCAATTCGCCGTGGAGCTCATCCACAAAGGCAAGGCCTACGTGTGCCATCTCTCCGCCGACGACCTGCGCGCCACCCGCGGCACCCTCACCGAACCGGGCGTCGAAAGCCCCTACCGCAACCGCTCCGTGGCCGAAAATCTGGATCTCTTCGCCCGCATGCGCGCCGGCGAGTTCGCCGAAGGGGAATGCACCCTGCGCGCCAAGATCGACATGGCCTCGCCCAACATCAACCTGCGCGATCCGGTCATCTACCGCATCCTCAAACGGCCGCACCAGAATACCGGCGATGCCTGGTGCATCTACCCCACCTACGATTTCGCCCACGGTCTCTCCGACGCCCTAGAAGGCATCACCCACTCCATCTGCACCCTGGAATTCGCCGACCACAAGCCGCTCTACGATTGGTTTTTGGAGCAGCTCGACGTCCCCTGCCACCCGCAGCAGATCGAGTTCAACCGCCTCAACCTCACCTTCACGGTCACCAGCAAGCGTAAGCTCAAGACCTTGGTGGAGCGCGGCATCGTGGACGGCTGGGACGACCCGCGCATGCCCACCCTCTCGGGCCTCCGACGCCGGGGCGTGCCGCCGGCGGCCATCCATCAGTTTGTCGAGCGCGTGGGGGTGAGCCGCTCCGAGAGCTGCGTGGACATGGCCCTGCTGGAGAGCTGCATCCGCGAGGAGCTCGACCGCACCGCGCCGCGGGCCATGGCGGTGCTGCGGCCTGTACGCCTCGTCATCACCTCGTATGCGGAAGAGGCCGAAGAATTCTTCACCCTGGCCAACCATCCCAAGGATCCATCCCTGGGCAGCCGCCAGGTCCCTTTCTGCCGGGAACTGTGGATCGAGGCCGACGACTTCGCCCTTGCGCCGCCCAAGGGCTTCCGGCGGCTCACCATCGGGGCGGAGGTGCGCCTGCGCGGGGCCTATCTCGTCACCTGCACCGGGGTGGAACAGGACGCACACGGCGCCGTGACCACGGTCTTCTGCACCCACGATCCAGAGAGCCGCGGCGGCAACGCCCCGGACGGCCGCAAGGTCCAGGGGACCATCCACTGGGTGTCGGCCCGCCACGCCGTGCCCCTCACGGCCCGGCTCTACGACCGCCTGTTCACCACCGAGCACCCCGGCGCCGATGGAGACTTCCTTGCGGACGTCAACGCCGATTCCCTGACCATCTGCCAGGGATGGGGAGAGCCGATGCTCGCCGCCTGCCCGGCCGAGGCCCGATTCCAACTGGAACGACTGGGATATTTCTGCGCGGACCGTTTCGACCACACCCCAGCGCAGCCCGTGTTCAACCGCATCGTGGGGCTGCGCGACTCCTGGAGCAAGGAGGCCTCCCGCCGCCCATGA
- a CDS encoding NUDIX hydrolase produces MTASVCHRSKTLSWEELRFCPGCGAPYPLPLVSPRVCGTCGRALYPDPKLVACAVLQVEAGIVLVRRAFKDHGWMLPGGHVNQGERVEGALLREIAEETGLAAAITGLVGVFSHPGETMVVVAYTAQAHGTPKPQGETRSAAVFAPSAIPWQELAFRATAMALAAALGLPRPPALPMPAASPTLSVSKEHV; encoded by the coding sequence ATGACTGCATCCGTCTGCCACCGATCGAAAACCCTCTCCTGGGAAGAGCTCCGCTTTTGCCCGGGCTGCGGCGCTCCCTACCCCCTGCCCCTGGTAAGCCCTCGGGTATGCGGGACGTGCGGCCGCGCCCTGTACCCTGACCCCAAGCTCGTGGCCTGCGCGGTGCTCCAAGTGGAAGCGGGCATCGTGCTCGTGCGCCGTGCCTTCAAGGACCACGGCTGGATGCTGCCCGGCGGCCACGTGAATCAAGGCGAGAGAGTGGAAGGTGCACTGCTTCGGGAAATCGCCGAAGAAACCGGACTTGCGGCCGCCATCACCGGCCTGGTGGGCGTCTTTTCCCATCCGGGCGAGACCATGGTGGTGGTGGCCTACACCGCCCAGGCTCACGGTACCCCCAAGCCCCAGGGGGAGACTCGAAGCGCCGCGGTCTTCGCCCCCTCGGCAATCCCCTGGCAGGAGCTCGCCTTCCGCGCCACGGCCATGGCCCTGGCCGCTGCCCTAGGCTTGCCAAGGCCGCCGGCCCTCCCTATGCCCGCCGCTTCGCCGACTCTTTCCGTCTCCAAGGAGCACGTATGA
- a CDS encoding nitroreductase family protein → MLDILRQRRSIRAYTEAPVDDATLDALKEAVLRAPSSRGLNPWAFVFVTDRTLLKKLATCKPHGAEFLAQAPLGVVIWADPERADTWIEDCSIAAIILQLAAESLGLGSCWVQVRLRQHAAGGSAEDFVRDVVGLPGNVRVLCIIAIGHPERRKRGHARESLPWDKIRHIPAP, encoded by the coding sequence ATGCTCGATATCCTCCGCCAGCGACGCAGCATCCGCGCCTATACCGAAGCTCCCGTGGACGACGCCACCCTGGACGCCCTCAAAGAGGCAGTACTCCGGGCCCCATCCTCCCGGGGGCTCAATCCCTGGGCCTTCGTCTTTGTCACGGACCGGACCTTGCTCAAAAAACTGGCTACCTGCAAGCCGCACGGCGCCGAGTTTCTGGCCCAGGCGCCCCTCGGCGTGGTGATCTGGGCAGATCCCGAGCGCGCTGACACCTGGATCGAGGACTGCTCCATCGCCGCCATCATCCTCCAGCTCGCGGCCGAAAGCCTGGGCCTGGGGAGTTGCTGGGTGCAGGTGCGGCTGCGGCAGCACGCTGCAGGCGGTAGCGCCGAAGACTTCGTCCGGGATGTCGTAGGCCTTCCGGGAAACGTCCGGGTGCTGTGCATCATCGCCATCGGCCATCCGGAGCGCCGCAAACGCGGCCACGCCCGGGAAAGCCTCCCCTGGGACAAGATCCGCCACATCCCTGCGCCATGA
- a CDS encoding DMT family transporter, which translates to MELWVWAVVMVAGCLMPVQPVLNAWAAHALESPWWAAFLSFAGGTGVLLVLALAFSGLPSAKAVAALPPVVLWAGPLGALFVTATLVAVPRLGVFPVMVLVVAGQLLTAVVMDHYGWMGVPRVPLSWSRVLGGILVLVGVLLVRR; encoded by the coding sequence ATGGAACTGTGGGTATGGGCGGTGGTGATGGTGGCGGGCTGCCTCATGCCGGTACAGCCGGTGCTCAACGCCTGGGCAGCCCACGCCTTGGAGAGTCCGTGGTGGGCGGCGTTTCTCTCCTTTGCCGGCGGCACCGGGGTGCTTTTGGTCTTGGCCCTGGCCTTTTCCGGGCTGCCTTCGGCAAAGGCCGTGGCCGCGCTGCCGCCCGTGGTGCTGTGGGCCGGGCCCTTGGGGGCGCTTTTTGTCACCGCCACCTTGGTGGCTGTCCCCCGCTTGGGGGTGTTCCCGGTGATGGTGCTGGTGGTGGCTGGCCAGCTGCTCACCGCTGTAGTGATGGATCACTACGGCTGGATGGGGGTGCCGCGGGTGCCCCTTTCCTGGTCGCGGGTGCTGGGGGGGATTCTGGTGCTGGTGGGCGTCCTTTTGGTGCGGCGATAA
- a CDS encoding DsrE family protein, producing MRTVLFVFNGDPMCFIHVLLNALDMHGRGHAVSVVLEGKAVTLVPEVVALEHPLHALFVQVHRAGLLDGACRACSKKLGVDGAIEAANVPLIGEMQGHPSMAAYMERGYTVISF from the coding sequence ATGCGTACGGTGCTTTTTGTGTTCAATGGGGACCCCATGTGTTTCATCCACGTGCTGCTCAACGCCTTGGATATGCATGGGAGGGGCCATGCGGTGTCCGTAGTCTTGGAAGGTAAGGCGGTAACCCTGGTGCCGGAGGTGGTGGCACTGGAGCATCCGCTCCATGCGCTCTTTGTGCAGGTGCACCGCGCGGGACTTCTGGACGGTGCATGCCGGGCGTGTTCGAAGAAGTTGGGCGTGGACGGCGCTATCGAGGCGGCAAACGTGCCTCTTATCGGTGAGATGCAAGGTCACCCCTCCATGGCCGCCTACATGGAACGTGGATATACGGTGATTTCATTCTGA
- a CDS encoding DUF3124 domain-containing protein — MLRVLWVLGVVLAAQAAWAGPVREQTVYVPVYSHVYHGDRERPFLLAATVAVRNVDRAISITVVSIDYYDSDGRLLRRLVAEPRVIAPLASLRVVIPESDAAGGSGASCVVRWQAERPAAPPVVEAVMIGTRSSQGISFVTQGRVLEETP, encoded by the coding sequence ATGCTGCGTGTGCTCTGGGTGCTGGGGGTGGTGCTGGCGGCCCAAGCCGCCTGGGCTGGTCCGGTGCGCGAACAGACGGTGTATGTGCCGGTCTATTCCCACGTGTACCACGGCGACCGGGAGCGGCCTTTTCTTTTGGCGGCCACGGTGGCGGTGCGCAATGTGGACCGCGCCATTTCCATTACCGTGGTCTCTATAGACTATTACGACAGCGACGGTCGCCTGCTGCGGCGCCTGGTGGCCGAGCCTCGCGTCATTGCGCCGTTGGCCTCCTTGCGTGTGGTCATCCCGGAGTCGGATGCCGCGGGGGGCAGCGGGGCGTCGTGCGTGGTGCGCTGGCAGGCCGAGCGGCCAGCGGCGCCGCCGGTGGTGGAGGCCGTCATGATCGGCACCCGTTCGTCTCAGGGGATTTCTTTTGTCACCCAGGGGCGGGTGCTGGAGGAAACGCCGTAG
- a CDS encoding zinc metalloprotease HtpX has protein sequence MIRLGLDARALQRHRLRNLLQSVLLLAFMAVHASLVGYLMWGAQGLWLMVFWLGFAVLLGGGRAWRWQLRLMGARPVSVAAAPRMYAVLRTLAQRAGLAAVPALWWIPAAVANAFAIGSRQDAAVVVTQGLVDTLSEEECIAVLAHETAHVAHGDLFVMGLADGISRLTAVLGWMGWMTLVLALPYWLSGADGPWGALLLIALAPQVSLLAQLGLSRTREFDADLTAAMLMGRPEALASALVKLEQAQRGWRRIVFPRRSTPEPSWLRTHPSTEERVARLMSLRVPERDPWDLALGVVPWQW, from the coding sequence ATGATCCGTCTTGGCCTCGACGCTCGGGCCCTGCAGCGCCACCGCCTGCGCAACCTGCTGCAGTCCGTGCTGCTCCTTGCCTTCATGGCGGTCCATGCGAGCCTCGTGGGCTACTTGATGTGGGGGGCGCAGGGGCTGTGGCTCATGGTCTTCTGGTTGGGGTTTGCCGTGCTTCTGGGCGGCGGCCGCGCCTGGCGCTGGCAGCTGCGCCTCATGGGCGCCCGTCCGGTGTCCGTGGCCGCAGCGCCGCGCATGTACGCCGTGCTGCGCACCTTGGCGCAGCGCGCCGGGCTTGCCGCAGTCCCCGCCCTCTGGTGGATCCCTGCTGCCGTGGCCAACGCCTTTGCCATCGGCAGCCGCCAGGATGCGGCGGTGGTGGTCACCCAGGGGCTCGTGGACACCCTGAGCGAGGAGGAATGCATCGCGGTCTTGGCCCATGAAACCGCCCACGTGGCCCACGGGGATCTGTTCGTCATGGGCCTGGCGGACGGCATCTCGCGCCTGACCGCAGTGCTCGGATGGATGGGCTGGATGACCTTGGTGCTCGCCTTGCCGTACTGGCTTTCGGGGGCGGATGGGCCGTGGGGGGCGCTTCTCCTCATTGCCCTTGCCCCGCAGGTGAGCCTCCTTGCCCAGCTGGGGCTTTCGCGCACCCGGGAGTTCGATGCAGACCTCACGGCCGCCATGCTCATGGGCCGGCCCGAAGCCCTGGCCTCGGCCCTGGTGAAGCTCGAGCAGGCGCAGCGCGGCTGGCGTCGGATCGTTTTCCCACGCCGCTCCACCCCGGAGCCCTCGTGGCTGCGCACCCACCCGTCCACCGAAGAGCGCGTGGCGCGCCTCATGTCCTTGCGCGTACCGGAGCGTGACCCCTGGGATCTGGCCCTGGGGGTTGTCCCCTGGCAATGGTAA
- a CDS encoding sigma-54 dependent transcriptional regulator: MANHILVIDDERNYLLVLQAILEEEGYQVTALADPVLAVAFLDESEVDVVITDMKMPGMSGQEVLETVRHRFPHIPVLIMTAFGSIDHAVEAMKAGAFDYITKPFANDEILRSVRRAMQLAQAQRHNRLLQEHLAQRFGEGAIVGQSRAIREVLALAARVAPSRSTVLITGESGTGKELVARAIHLGSDRRDMPFVSVNCASLNPGVLESELFGHEKGSFTGAVAMRRGRFELAQGGTLFLDEIGEISAETQVKLLRVLQERVVERVGGAEPIAVDFRLITATNKDLTAEVAAGRFREDLFYRLNVINIHVPPLRERREDIPLLATHFLRRFAEANARQDLRGFTPQAMDYLSAFDWPGNVRQLENVIERCAVLAPGPDIDVPDLPPELRDEETQYKSAVDLLPLQLNLSETLEKIEAALIRRALVRSDFVQVKAAELLGVSKSLLQYKLKKYNISLRG, from the coding sequence GTGGCCAATCACATCCTCGTCATCGACGACGAACGCAATTATCTTTTGGTGCTGCAGGCCATCCTCGAGGAAGAAGGCTATCAGGTGACCGCCTTGGCCGATCCTGTCCTGGCCGTGGCCTTTCTCGATGAGTCCGAGGTGGACGTGGTCATCACGGACATGAAGATGCCTGGCATGAGCGGCCAGGAAGTCCTGGAGACGGTGCGCCACCGTTTTCCCCACATCCCGGTGCTCATCATGACCGCCTTCGGCAGCATCGACCATGCCGTGGAGGCCATGAAGGCCGGGGCCTTTGACTACATCACCAAGCCCTTTGCCAATGACGAGATCTTGCGCTCCGTGCGTCGGGCCATGCAGCTGGCCCAGGCCCAGCGCCACAACCGCCTGCTCCAGGAGCACCTGGCCCAGCGCTTTGGCGAAGGGGCCATCGTGGGGCAATCCCGGGCCATCCGCGAGGTGCTCGCCCTGGCCGCCAGGGTGGCCCCGTCCCGCAGCACGGTGCTCATCACCGGGGAGTCGGGTACCGGCAAGGAGCTGGTGGCCCGGGCCATCCATTTGGGCTCCGACCGGCGGGACATGCCGTTTGTGTCCGTGAACTGCGCCTCCCTCAACCCCGGGGTCCTGGAGAGCGAGCTCTTTGGCCACGAAAAAGGTTCGTTTACCGGGGCCGTGGCCATGCGCCGCGGCCGGTTCGAACTGGCCCAGGGCGGCACGCTTTTCCTCGATGAAATCGGCGAGATCAGCGCCGAGACTCAGGTGAAGCTCTTGCGGGTGCTTCAGGAACGGGTGGTGGAGCGGGTGGGGGGCGCCGAGCCCATTGCCGTGGACTTCCGGCTCATCACCGCCACCAACAAGGACCTCACCGCGGAAGTGGCCGCCGGCCGCTTTCGGGAGGACCTGTTCTATCGTCTCAACGTCATCAATATCCACGTGCCGCCCCTGCGCGAGCGCCGTGAGGACATTCCGCTCTTGGCCACCCATTTTCTGCGCCGTTTTGCCGAAGCCAATGCCCGCCAGGATCTGCGCGGGTTTACCCCCCAGGCTATGGATTACCTGTCCGCCTTCGACTGGCCGGGCAATGTGCGCCAATTGGAGAACGTCATCGAGCGGTGCGCGGTGCTGGCCCCAGGTCCGGACATCGATGTGCCGGACCTGCCGCCGGAGCTGCGCGACGAAGAGACGCAGTACAAGAGCGCGGTGGATCTCTTGCCCCTGCAACTCAATCTCTCCGAGACGCTGGAGAAGATCGAAGCGGCCTTGATCCGGCGCGCCCTTGTGCGCTCGGACTTCGTGCAGGTGAAGGCCGCGGAGCTTTTGGGCGTCTCCAAGAGCCTTTTGCAGTACAAACTCAAGAAGTATAATATCAGCCTGCGCGGCTAA
- a CDS encoding MFS transporter: MGMLLPLCLANFAVLLMISAVGVALPAMQQDLGGSAVLLGWVEGAYTLSLAMAFVPVARVVDIWGFRRMFRLALVVFVAAGIASAVSPSLEWIIAVRSVQAVAGATLNTAALSMLAVGVPQEQRGAAMGWFVASIYAGIAVGPLLGGFLVQAWGWRSVFAVSVPLVVAAWGVSWRIDGEWRPRAGQGVDGLGVVLYAGSVGTWLVLLASVDNVHRAGPLTVAAVLLSWWFVRRMRTVPRPLVDLRALMGNRTLIFSLLATGINYASVFCVGFLLSLFTQIVWHFSPMQAGLVLIIPAVVQSLGSPWAGRFADRASAPLLASAGMAVCAAVLAALAFGVPTLPVAGLVGILVVQGVGFALFSSPNMTVILGSVRPQDYSIASSLTGAFRTFGMAVSMAGVTVVFRLVMGEASVHAAGPQALVTSMRIVLSMAAMLSVVGVGLSLGRVPWRR, translated from the coding sequence ATGGGGATGCTGCTGCCGCTCTGTTTGGCCAACTTCGCCGTGCTGCTCATGATTTCTGCCGTGGGCGTGGCCCTCCCCGCCATGCAGCAGGACTTGGGCGGGTCGGCGGTGCTTTTGGGCTGGGTGGAGGGGGCCTATACCCTGTCCTTGGCCATGGCCTTCGTGCCCGTGGCCCGGGTGGTGGACATTTGGGGCTTTCGCCGCATGTTCCGCCTGGCGCTTGTGGTCTTTGTGGCTGCAGGCATCGCCTCGGCCGTGAGCCCGAGCCTGGAGTGGATCATCGCGGTGCGCAGTGTACAGGCCGTGGCTGGGGCGACCCTCAACACCGCGGCCTTGTCCATGCTGGCGGTAGGGGTGCCCCAGGAGCAGCGCGGGGCGGCCATGGGCTGGTTCGTGGCTTCCATCTATGCCGGTATCGCCGTGGGACCGCTTCTTGGTGGCTTTTTGGTCCAGGCGTGGGGGTGGCGCAGTGTCTTTGCTGTGAGCGTGCCCTTGGTGGTTGCGGCCTGGGGTGTTTCCTGGCGTATCGACGGGGAATGGCGGCCCCGGGCCGGGCAGGGCGTGGACGGCCTGGGGGTCGTGCTCTATGCGGGGAGCGTGGGGACTTGGCTTGTGCTTCTGGCCTCGGTGGATAACGTCCACCGGGCAGGCCCATTGACCGTGGCTGCAGTGCTCCTTTCCTGGTGGTTTGTGCGCCGCATGCGAACGGTCCCCCGGCCGCTGGTGGATCTTCGGGCGCTTATGGGTAACCGCACCTTGATCTTTTCGCTGCTCGCCACAGGCATCAACTACGCCAGTGTGTTTTGCGTGGGGTTTCTGCTCAGTCTCTTTACCCAGATTGTCTGGCATTTTTCGCCCATGCAGGCCGGGCTTGTCTTGATCATCCCGGCGGTGGTGCAGTCCTTGGGCTCTCCGTGGGCCGGTCGTTTTGCGGACCGCGCCTCGGCGCCGCTTTTGGCCTCGGCGGGCATGGCGGTGTGCGCGGCAGTGCTGGCGGCCTTGGCCTTCGGCGTGCCTACGCTTCCGGTGGCAGGGCTGGTGGGGATTCTGGTGGTCCAGGGCGTGGGTTTTGCCCTGTTTTCCTCCCCCAATATGACGGTCATCTTGGGCTCGGTGCGGCCGCAGGATTACTCCATCGCCTCCAGCCTCACCGGTGCGTTTCGCACCTTTGGCATGGCGGTATCCATGGCGGGGGTTACCGTGGTCTTCCGGCTGGTCATGGGAGAGGCGTCGGTGCACGCTGCAGGTCCGCAGGCCTTGGTCACGAGCATGCGCATAGTGCTGAGCATGGCGGCTATGCTGTCCGTGGTGGGCGTCGGGCTGTCGCTTGGGAGGGTGCCGTGGCGGCGTTAG
- a CDS encoding manganese efflux pump MntP family protein — MPPLALLFLAVSLAMDAFAVAVATGAALKHPDRGHYVRLCSHFGLFQAFMPVVGWMGGSLARKFLAAYAPLLAFLLLAGIGLHMIWESFRHAADDACSDPTQGMRLIALAIATSIDALAVGVSLALLGVPILVPCGVIGVTAALLTALGLFLGAQVGCRIPLGAWAERLGGSVLVLLGFKIWWMG; from the coding sequence ATGCCGCCACTCGCGCTCCTGTTTCTTGCCGTAAGCCTCGCCATGGACGCCTTTGCCGTGGCCGTGGCCACGGGCGCCGCCCTCAAGCACCCCGACCGGGGACACTACGTTCGCCTCTGCAGCCACTTTGGCCTCTTCCAGGCCTTCATGCCCGTGGTCGGCTGGATGGGCGGAAGCCTGGCCCGAAAGTTTCTCGCGGCCTACGCCCCGCTTCTCGCCTTTCTCCTCCTGGCAGGCATTGGCTTGCACATGATCTGGGAAAGCTTCCGCCATGCGGCGGACGATGCCTGCAGCGACCCCACCCAAGGCATGCGCCTCATCGCCCTGGCCATTGCCACCAGCATCGACGCCTTGGCCGTAGGTGTGTCCTTGGCCCTGCTTGGGGTCCCCATCCTGGTGCCCTGTGGGGTGATTGGGGTCACCGCGGCACTGCTCACCGCGCTGGGGCTCTTTCTCGGCGCCCAGGTGGGCTGCCGAATCCCCCTTGGGGCATGGGCCGAACGCCTGGGGGGCAGCGTGCTCGTACTCTTGGGTTTCAAGATTTGGTGGATGGGCTAG